The sequence below is a genomic window from Halanaerobiales bacterium.
TCATCTCCACCCAATCTTGCCAGACAGTCTTTTGACTTTAAGTTGCTTTTTAGACGAACTGCTATATTTTTTAATACATGATCTCCAATATTATGACCATATTCATCATTTATTCTTTTAAATTTGTCAATATCTAAGAATAAAATTGCAAATTTATTAGAATTTCCTTTGGCTTTATTTTTTTGTTTTTCAAACTTCTCTTCAAATAATTTTCTACCTGCTAAACCTGTCAATTGATCATGATAGGCTTGATATTCAAATTTATTTAAAAGATAAACTACTACAGAAATAAAACTAATAAATACTATTAACATCAAAATAATATTTAAAGAAAAAAGACCTCTATGTTTTGCTATTTCCTGCTGCATTACCTGATTATCATATTTAAGAGCAACTACATAAGAATTCCAACCTCCATCTCTGTCTTCTCTATCAGCAAATAAAGCTGGAAAAAATTTATAAGTATATTCATTACCATTATTTTTTATTGTTTTCGATTGAGATTCTTTATTTATTATTGCCTTTCTAGCTAATTCATCCTCTACTTCAGCTACATCTGGTTCTAAATAAGGTTTTTTGCTACTTCTAAGTTTTGCAACTTCATAATCAATAGGTTCAACACTAAAAAATGAAATTTCTTCTATTAGATTATATTCTTCTGTCAGCTGACTTGCATCTCCAAAAAGATCCAGATTCTTTAAAGACGGAAATTTATGTTGAGCATTGATACTCAATTCCAGTAAATATTTATTATCAGGAGTAGGCATATAACTGTATTTTTTGATCTCACCAGTTTGAGTGGCTAAATCAAGACGATCTACTACAAAAGTATCTCCATTTAATCTATCTCTTAAAATTTTTGCAAAACTTTTATATTTAGAAAAATCAAGTCCTAAATCCTTTTCAAAAGTAGTTCTGATTACTTTTAAATTATCATTAATTATATAAATATTATAACCTTCAAATCTCTCTTTCAATTTTTGTAAATCCCATTCATTAACATTAGGATTATTTTTATATTTATTAATCATAACCTGAGAATATTCTCGCATTTCCTCATTTAACTGCTCTTCAGCAATTTTATAAGAATCATTAATATTATTGATTGTTTGTAAAATATTTCTTTCTATCATTAATTGGCGACTTTCATAT
It includes:
- a CDS encoding GGDEF domain-containing protein translates to MNNILKRFKYIIIIVLALTIFVISIANYQSTKEVIREKYESRQLMIERNILQTINNINDSYKIAEEQLNEEMREYSQVMINKYKNNPNVNEWDLQKLKERFEGYNIYIINDNLKVIRTTFEKDLGLDFSKYKSFAKILRDRLNGDTFVVDRLDLATQTGEIKKYSYMPTPDNKYLLELSINAQHKFPSLKNLDLFGDASQLTEEYNLIEEISFFSVEPIDYEVAKLRSSKKPYLEPDVAEVEDELARKAIINKESQSKTIKNNGNEYTYKFFPALFADREDRDGGWNSYVVALKYDNQVMQQEIAKHRGLFSLNIILMLIVFISFISVVVYLLNKFEYQAYHDQLTGLAGRKLFEEKFEKQKNKAKGNSNKFAILFLDIDKFKRINDEYGHNIGDHVLKNIAVRLKSNLKSKDCLARLGGDEFVIMIADLGSKEQAEEIGYRILKVFDEPIVIEGQQLKINISGGISIYPEDGKELENLIKNADYAMYQAKKGEKDLELKK